In Bradysia coprophila strain Holo2 unplaced genomic scaffold, BU_Bcop_v1 contig_24, whole genome shotgun sequence, one genomic interval encodes:
- the LOC119078129 gene encoding C2 domain-containing protein 5 isoform X2, which yields MPGKVRVKIIAGRNLPVMDRGSDTTDAYVEIKLANTTYKTDVYRKSLNPQWNSDFYRFELDDAELQDEPLQIRLMDYDTYSANDAIGKVNICLNPLLLPSFDMTGQVIRTGKGAVMSGWIPVFDTCKGIRGEVNLIVKVDLFSDVNKFRQSSCGVQFFHSSIIPYGYVAQAIHGFVEELVVNDDPEYQWIDKIRTPRASNEARQVVFLKLSAQVQRKIGLKAIDLGANAVIGYAQCFDLEGDVGVVARGTGTAVTLVKINESMLQPTADAALLEESNVDCVGSPKTIGHIRAESTGGKMAHSPSKGMVSGSQSASVASTSKEPIFRRSSDSDLSVTPKGNSLSTTTERPERVETILKTPFHHDNLDMLEYPFLTMSTYPQGFILHLGATVCSRSVKLLERVPNPDEPETRDSWWKELRMEVRSHARALNCNVILGYTEVTTISDDVCVLSASGTAAVINPKYTTDIATSGRLLVASVGSAPKDINQSVSDVEKDFRRVAVTKDIAQSLPINDKALSTPTTITDVEHETELVSLKINKETGCTLCHIPYRNSATFNMQAKKCASCNIGDVPDVLMITIELPDSVQITGRGCFVQAQVCRTKKDLKSESNAKEISDAIPFLEYEIHRLLVNKIKSKGMNALFGMKATIAIGEKVIALIATGTAVYLPSLPAPSPPKIIAGNSWSNSDKIRDLQKSLRDTFDRNREIYQLKSSEELELGSRNATSDEMYLKDIEPSEIDLTNGNKDACVLEVDDIEDLEIIALLMEPSPPDGFHIVNTQTVPGLHDLEVIRNLQMFVQVYRAKLGLNQQASNFPKHFQRLIHTIYFKIRSMIPCAICDFRFRLDFPESEEIQILVTGMALGLGEPSRLTKYKRKVAAHPQTKESKRIADDELIFNIEDAEQPEPLTQSLTFPSSSKTLTHTGSLKLQRSPNRSRFNSVRAAKHVPLRERFGVDLTPLCYVPGGKIDKYLGNLDFFFIRESTSVKENGGISGFVHSFITEVLAIVRANITALGGNAMVSFYMTELILVDNPHKNHGQCLISVGGDVVFVSYFSDE from the exons ATGCCTGGGAAAGTTAGAGTTAAAATCATTGCTGGCCGTAATCTGCCAGTAATGGATCGTGGCAGTGATACGACCGATGCTTATGTGGAAATTAAATTGGCCAACACAACATACAAGACGGATGTTTATCGTAAATCATTGAATCCGCAGTGGAACTCAGATTTTTATAGATTCGAG CTTGACGATGCTGAGTTACAAGACGAACCACTTCAAATACGTCTGATGGATTACGATACATATTCGGCAAACGACGCAATCGGAAAAGTGAATATTTGCTTAAATCCACTTCTTTTGCCGAGCTTTGACATGACAGGACAGGTGATACGAACAGGCAAAG GTGCCGTCATGTCTGGTTGGATACCCGTTTTCGATACGTGCAAAGGCATACGTGGAGAGGTGAATTTGATCGTCAAAGTGGATCTGTTCTCGGATGTGAATAAATTCCGGCAGAGTTCGTGCGGTGTGCAGTTTTTCCATTCCAGCATCATACCGTACGGCTATGTTGCGCAAGCGATCCACGGTTTCGTTGAAGAGCTAGTGGTCAACGATGATCCGGAGTATCAATGGATCGACAAAATTCGGACACCTAGAGCATCGAATGAGGCGAGGCAGGTCGTGTTTCTAAAACTGTCGGCACAG GTTCAACGGAAAATTGGACTGAAAGCAATCGATCTGGGTGCAAATGCGGTTATCGGCTATGCGCAGTGTTTCGATTTGGAAGGTGATGTTGGGGTGGTAGCGAGAGGAACTGGAACTGCAGTGACATTGGTTAAAATCAACGAATCAATGCTACAACCGACTGCTGATGCAGCTTTGTTGGAGGA GTCGAATGTCGATTGTGTGGGAAGTCCGAAAACGATTGGACACATTCGTGCCGAGTCGACGGGTGGTAAAATGGCGCATAGTCCATCGAAGGGAATGGTGTCCGGATCGCAGTCGGCTTCAGTAGCTAGTACCAGTAAGGAACCAATTTTTCGTCGTTCATCCGATTCGGATTTGAGTGTTACGCCGAAAG gAAATTCACTTTCAACAACTACCGAGCGTCCAGAACGTGTTGAAACTATCCTCAAAACGCCGTTTCATCATGACAATTTGGATATGTTGGAATATCCGTTCTTGACAATGTCCACATATCCGCAGGGATTTATTTTACACTTAG GTGCCACAGTGTGTTCGAGGTCAGTAAAACTATTGGAACGTGTTCCCAATCCAGACGAACCTGAAACGAGAGATTCATGGTGGAAGGAATTGCGTATGGAGGTTCGATCACATGCTAGAGCTTTAAATTGCAACGTCATTCTGGGATACACTGAAGTTACAACTATCTC CGACGATGTTTGCGTGTTATCAGCTTCGGGAACGGCAGCTGTAATAAATCCGAAATACACAACCGATATAGCTACATCGGGTCGTCTTCTTGTAGCATCAGTTGGATCAGCACCAAAAGATATTAATCAATCGGTATCCGATGTGGAAAAAGACTTTCGCAGAGTAGCCGTAACAAAAGATATTGCTCAATCACTGCCTATTAATGACAAGGCATTGTCTACACCGACGACAATAACTGACGTAGAACATGAGACTGAACTAGTGTCATTGAAGATAAATAAAGAAACTGGATGTACGTTGTGTCACATACCCTACCGGAACTCAGCTACCTTCAACATGCAAGCCAAAAAGTGTGCGTCATGCAA cATTGGTGATGTACCCGACGTCTTAATGATCACAATCGAACTACCAGACAGTGTGCAAATTACCGGTCGTGGCTGTTTCGTTCAAGCTCAAGTTTGCCgcacaaaaaaagatttaaaatcagAATCGAATGCCAAAGAAATATCGGATGCAATACCATTTTTAGAGTACGAGATCCACAGACTGTTggtgaataaaataaagagtAAGGGAATGAATGCTCTCTTCGGAATGAAG GCGACAATAGCAATCGGGGAAAAAGTTATTGCACTCATCGCAACTGGCACTGCCGTATACTTACCGTCCTTGCCTGCACCATCACCTCCGAAAATTATAGCTGGCAATTCTTGGTCGAACAGTGACAAAATTCGGGATTTACAGAAATCGCTGAGAGACACATTCGATCGTAACCGTGAGATCTATCAACTTAAATCGTCTGag GAACTCGAACTCGGAAGCAGAAACGCAACATCCGACGAAATGTACCTCAAAGACATCGAACCCAGTGAAATTGACTTGACCAATGGTAACAAAGATGCGTGCGTACTGGAAGTGGACGACATTGAAGATTTGGAAATCATTGCTCTGCTAATGGAACCATCGCCACCGGACGGTTTTCATATCGTTAATACGCAAACAGTTCCCGGTCTTCATGATTTAGAAGTTATACGAAATTTGCAAATGTTCGTGCAAGTGTACCGCGCCAAACTGGGACTGAATCAACAAGCTAGCAATTTTCCGAAACATTTCCAACGATTGATTCACACAATTTACTTCAAAATTCGGTCGATGATACCGTGTGCCATTTGTGATTTCCGGTTCCGATTGGACTTTCCGGAGAGT gaagaaattcaaattctcgTTACTGGCATGGCTCTGGGTTTGGGCGAACCGTCTCGTCTAACAAAATATAAACGAAAAGTTGCCGCACATCCACAAACCAAAGAATCGAAAAGAATTGCCGACGATGAATTGATTTTCAACATTGAAGACGCAGAACAACCAGAACCGCTAACCCAAAGCCTTACCTTCCCATCATCGTCGAAGACTCTCACGCACACTGGTTCGTTGAAATTGCAACGATCGCCGAATCGCAGCCGCTTTAATTCTGTACGAGCCGCTAAACAC GTTCCGTTGCGCGAACGTTTCGGCGTTGACTTGACGCCACTATGCTATGTGCCAGGCGgtaaaatcgacaaatatttAGGAAATTtggatttctttttcattcgCGAATCGACGTCGGTGAAGGAGAATGGGGGAATCAGTGGTTTCGTGCACAGTTTCATAactgaagtcttggcgatagtCCGGGCGAATATAACCGCTTTGGGTGGCAATGCAATGGTTTCGTTTTACATGACAGAATTGATTTTAGTGGACAATCCGCACAAGAATCAT GGACAGTGTTTGATAAGTGTGGGAGGTGATGTGGTCTTCGTTTCCTACTTTTCCGACGAATGA